The following are encoded in a window of Amycolatopsis solani genomic DNA:
- a CDS encoding thiolase domain-containing protein, giving the protein MTKQLTAVLGTGQTHHRAKRQDVSMPGLLREAIDRAMTDAQVEWADIDAVVLGKAPDLFEGVMMPELFLADSLGATGKPLLRVHTAGSVGGSTALVAASLIQAGVHRRVLTVAYEKQSESNAMWGLSILPPFQMPVGAGAGGYFAPHVRSYIRRSGAPEHVGAIVAAKDRRNGALNPFAHLRQPDITVESVRASQMLWDPIRYDETCPSSDGACAMVLGDEAAGDAVEGGAAWLHATAMRTEPTTFAGRDQVNPQAGRDAAAALWAEAGITDPMSEVDVAEIYVPFSWFEPMWLENLGFAPEGEGWKVTEKGETAIGGRLPVNPSGGVLSSNPIGASGMLRFSEAAKQVMGRAGDYQVDGARRALGHAYGGGSQYFSMWLVGSEKPTA; this is encoded by the coding sequence ATGACCAAGCAGCTCACCGCCGTGCTCGGCACCGGCCAGACGCACCACCGCGCCAAGCGGCAGGACGTCTCGATGCCGGGCCTGCTGCGCGAGGCGATCGACCGCGCGATGACCGACGCCCAGGTGGAGTGGGCCGACATCGACGCCGTCGTGCTCGGCAAGGCCCCGGACCTGTTCGAGGGCGTGATGATGCCCGAGCTGTTCCTGGCGGATTCGCTGGGGGCGACCGGGAAACCGCTGCTGCGCGTGCACACCGCCGGGTCGGTGGGCGGATCGACGGCGCTGGTCGCGGCCTCGCTGATCCAGGCCGGCGTGCACCGCCGGGTGCTGACCGTGGCGTACGAGAAGCAGTCCGAGTCGAACGCGATGTGGGGCCTGTCGATCCTGCCGCCGTTCCAGATGCCGGTCGGCGCGGGCGCGGGCGGCTACTTCGCGCCGCACGTGCGCTCCTACATCCGGCGCTCGGGCGCGCCCGAGCACGTCGGCGCGATCGTCGCGGCGAAGGACCGGCGCAACGGGGCGTTGAACCCGTTCGCGCACCTGCGGCAGCCGGACATCACCGTCGAATCGGTGCGGGCGTCGCAGATGCTGTGGGACCCGATCCGCTACGACGAGACGTGCCCGTCGTCCGACGGCGCCTGCGCGATGGTGCTCGGCGACGAGGCCGCCGGGGACGCGGTCGAAGGCGGGGCCGCGTGGCTGCACGCGACGGCGATGCGCACCGAGCCGACCACGTTCGCCGGCCGCGACCAGGTGAACCCCCAGGCCGGGCGGGACGCGGCGGCCGCGCTGTGGGCCGAGGCCGGCATCACCGACCCGATGTCCGAAGTGGACGTCGCCGAGATCTACGTGCCGTTCTCCTGGTTCGAGCCGATGTGGCTGGAGAACCTGGGGTTCGCGCCCGAAGGCGAAGGCTGGAAGGTGACGGAGAAGGGCGAGACGGCGATCGGCGGCCGGCTGCCGGTCAACCCGTCCGGCGGGGTGCTGTCGTCCAACCCGATCGGCGCGTCCGGCATGCTCCGGTTCTCCGAAGCGGCGAAGCAGGTCATGGGCCGCGCCGGCGACTACCAGGTGGACGGCGCCCGCCGCGCCCTCGGCCACGCCTACGGCGGCGGCTCCCAGTACTTCTCGATGTGGCTGGTCGGCTCCGAAAAGCCCACGGCGTAG
- a CDS encoding YhjD/YihY/BrkB family envelope integrity protein: protein MNSSPKTPSPWARARARYRWLDHIARATNRYIECGGYHYVASITYFSLLSLVPLLMVASSVAGFVLASQPHLLDTMVHAIVSTLPGGLGDKATDLLTGFVEQRTSVGAFGLVIGLYSGWNWMNALRDSLTALWGQNRSDQPLLRLIVVDLLALAGLSAALLVSFTLTLSGTALGSYLLRLAGLDDTSWGHQLVSASSVPLSLAADWLVFLWVLTRLPRQKVGVRSAVRGAIALAVGFEALKLAGGFYLRLIGDSPTGIAFGSVIGLIFFISLVARLLVYVTAWTATGSDAPPKPVQPPAPVVLNPVVVVDPPIAVPATVGVLTGVAGTLLALRWRRSRR from the coding sequence GTGAACAGTTCGCCCAAGACCCCGAGTCCCTGGGCCCGGGCGCGCGCCCGGTACCGGTGGCTGGACCACATCGCCCGCGCGACCAACCGCTACATCGAGTGCGGCGGCTACCACTACGTCGCCTCGATCACCTACTTCAGCCTGCTGTCGCTCGTGCCGCTGCTGATGGTCGCCTCGTCGGTCGCCGGGTTCGTGCTGGCCAGCCAGCCGCACCTGCTCGACACGATGGTCCACGCGATCGTCTCGACGCTGCCCGGCGGGCTCGGCGACAAGGCCACCGACCTGCTCACCGGGTTCGTCGAGCAGCGGACGAGCGTCGGCGCCTTCGGCCTGGTGATCGGCCTCTACTCGGGCTGGAACTGGATGAACGCGCTGCGGGACTCGCTGACCGCGCTGTGGGGGCAGAACCGCTCCGACCAGCCGTTGCTGCGGCTCATCGTCGTCGACCTGCTCGCGCTGGCCGGCCTGAGCGCGGCGCTGCTGGTGTCCTTCACGCTCACCCTCTCCGGCACCGCGCTCGGCAGCTACCTGCTGCGGCTGGCGGGCCTGGACGACACGAGCTGGGGGCACCAGCTCGTGTCCGCGTCCTCGGTGCCGCTGTCGCTGGCCGCCGACTGGCTGGTGTTCCTGTGGGTGCTCACGCGGCTGCCGCGGCAGAAGGTGGGCGTGCGCAGCGCGGTGCGCGGCGCGATCGCGCTGGCCGTCGGGTTCGAGGCGCTCAAGCTGGCCGGCGGCTTCTACCTCCGGCTGATCGGCGACTCGCCGACCGGCATCGCGTTCGGCTCGGTGATCGGCCTCATCTTCTTCATCTCGCTGGTGGCGAGGCTGCTGGTGTACGTGACGGCGTGGACGGCGACCGGCTCCGACGCGCCGCCGAAGCCGGTCCAGCCGCCCGCGCCGGTGGTACTGAACCCGGTGGTCGTGGTGGACCCGCCGATCGCGGTGCCGGCCACGGTCGGCGTGCTCACCGGCGTCGCCGGCACCCTGCTCGCACTCCGCTGGCGCCGCTCCCGCCGCTGA